The Henckelia pumila isolate YLH828 chromosome 2, ASM3356847v2, whole genome shotgun sequence genome includes a window with the following:
- the LOC140878655 gene encoding uncharacterized protein — protein MDAEKTVERPKKLDYKEYARAENSSTSGKKDALSQMPNYAKFLKDLLKNKKKLNDLTQVTLNEGCLAMMQNCLPSKSQDPGSFSIPCQIGNFSFDNVLCDLGSSINLMSYSLAQKLGIGNIKSANISLKFADRSIKYPRGIVENVLVKIDKFIYPVDFVVLDMDEDYEVPIILGHHFLAISRALIDVEKGELVLRMNDEQVVFSMLQSVRDNPIGKFCFAIDVVNICVEEFMQGNDNNDVVLQPQDQKSHDQGVGGSHDRARHTTATVDEPP, from the exons ATGGACGCAGAAAAGACTGTGGAGAGACCGAAAAAGTTAGATTACAAGGAGTATGCACGTGCTGAAAATTCCTCAACGTcgggtaagaaag atgctttaTCTCAGATGCCAAATTACGCTAAATTTTTGAAGGACttgctaaaaaataaaaagaagctaAATGATCTGACGCAAGTTACGCTGAATGAAGGATGCTTGGCGATGATGCAGAATTGTCTCCCATCAAAAtctcaagatccagggagtttctccATACCTTGTCAAATTGGAAATTTCTCATTTGATAATGTTTTGTGTGACTTAGGATCgagcataaatttaatgtctTATTCACTTGCTCAAAAATTGGGTATAGGAAACATTAAATCAGCAAAtatctctcttaaatttgctgatagATCCATTAAATATCCGAGGGGGATAGTTGAGAATGTCCTAGTAAagattgataaatttatttatcctGTTGATTTTGTCGTTCTTGATATGGATGAGGATTATGAGGTTCCTATAATTTTAGGGCATCACTTTCTTGCTATTAGTAGGGCCTTAATTGATGTGGAAAAGGGGGAGTTAGTGTTGAGAATGAATGACGAGCAAGTGGTTTTTAGTATGCTGCAGTCGGTTAGAGATAACCCAATTGGAAAATTTTGCTTTGCGATTGATGTTGTTAATATTTGTGTGGAAGAATTTATGCAGGGGAATGACAATAATGATGTCGTTTTGCAGCCACAAGATCAAAAATCTCATGATCAAGGAGTTGGAGGGAGCCATGATAGAGCCAGGCATACAACCGCGACTGTGGATGAGCCGCCTTGA